The Alphaproteobacteria bacterium genome has a window encoding:
- a CDS encoding acyl-CoA thioesterase: protein MDDTGPEAADGAAPRGTLATQTIAMPADTNPSGDIFGGWLLSQMDLAGAVVAWERARGRVATVAIDSMTFHRPVFVGDVVSCHAEIVRIGRTSMAIRVEAWSHHRGHGERHRVTQGVFTYVAIGEDRKPRPIDDAAG from the coding sequence ATGGACGACACCGGACCTGAGGCCGCCGACGGCGCCGCGCCGCGCGGCACCCTTGCCACCCAGACCATCGCCATGCCGGCCGACACCAACCCGTCCGGCGACATCTTCGGCGGCTGGCTGCTGTCACAGATGGACCTGGCCGGCGCCGTGGTGGCCTGGGAGCGGGCGCGGGGCCGGGTGGCGACCGTAGCGATCGATTCGATGACCTTCCACCGCCCGGTCTTTGTCGGCGACGTGGTCAGCTGCCATGCCGAGATCGTGCGGATCGGCCGGACCTCGATGGCGATCCGGGTCGAGGCCTGGTCGCACCATCGCGGCCACGGCGAGCGCCACCGCGTGACCCAGGGCGTGTTCACCTATGTCGCCATCGGCGAGGACCGCAAGCCGCGGCCGATCGACGACGCTGCCGGCTGA
- the glnA gene encoding type I glutamate--ammonia ligase, protein MSDAASVKKLMEENDVKFVDFRFTDPRGKWQHTAQWIDTVDEDMLEEGIMFDGSSIAGWKAINESDMRLKPDLSTAVMDPFSAQPSLILFCDVLDPISGQPYERDPRSIALKAEAYLGTTGLGDTAYFGPEAEFFVFDDVRYQVAQNHTFYAIDSEEGPYNTGRVFDEGNVGHRPKTKGGYFPVPPVDSGMDMRAEMLSAMHEMGLVVEKHHHEVAPSQHELGTTFGPLVKCADGMQIYKYCVHMVAHSYGKSATFMAKPVFGDNGSGMHVHQSIWKEGKPTFAGSGYADLSDTALYYIGGIIKHARAINAFTNSTTNSYKRLVPGFEAPVLLAYSARNRSASCRIPWAASPKGKRVEVRFPDPAGNPYLGFAAMLMAGLDGIQNKIHPGEAMDKDLYDLPPEELAGVPTVCSSLREALDALDADRAFLTKGDVFTNDMIDSYIDLKSEEVVAFMQAPHPIEYQMYYSN, encoded by the coding sequence ATGTCGGACGCAGCATCAGTCAAGAAACTCATGGAAGAGAACGACGTGAAGTTCGTCGACTTCCGCTTCACCGACCCGCGCGGCAAGTGGCAGCACACCGCCCAGTGGATCGACACCGTCGACGAGGACATGCTCGAGGAAGGCATCATGTTCGACGGCTCGTCGATCGCCGGCTGGAAGGCGATCAACGAGTCCGACATGCGGCTGAAGCCCGACCTGTCGACCGCGGTGATGGACCCGTTCTCGGCCCAGCCCAGCCTGATCCTGTTCTGCGACGTGCTCGACCCGATCTCCGGCCAGCCCTATGAGCGCGACCCGCGCAGCATCGCCCTCAAGGCCGAGGCCTATCTGGGGACCACCGGCCTCGGCGACACCGCCTATTTCGGCCCCGAGGCCGAGTTCTTCGTGTTCGACGACGTCCGCTACCAGGTCGCGCAGAACCACACCTTCTATGCCATCGACAGCGAGGAAGGCCCGTACAACACCGGCCGCGTCTTCGACGAGGGCAACGTCGGCCACCGGCCGAAGACCAAGGGCGGCTACTTCCCGGTGCCGCCGGTCGACAGCGGCATGGACATGCGCGCCGAGATGCTGTCGGCGATGCACGAGATGGGCCTGGTGGTCGAGAAGCACCACCACGAGGTGGCGCCGTCGCAGCATGAGCTGGGCACCACCTTCGGCCCGCTGGTGAAGTGCGCCGACGGCATGCAGATCTACAAATACTGCGTCCACATGGTCGCCCACTCCTACGGCAAGTCGGCCACCTTCATGGCCAAGCCGGTGTTCGGCGACAACGGCAGCGGCATGCACGTGCACCAGTCGATCTGGAAGGAAGGCAAGCCGACCTTCGCCGGGTCCGGCTATGCCGACCTCAGCGACACCGCGCTGTACTACATCGGCGGCATCATCAAGCACGCCCGCGCGATCAACGCCTTCACCAACTCGACCACCAACAGCTACAAGCGGCTGGTGCCGGGCTTCGAGGCGCCGGTGCTGCTGGCCTATTCGGCGCGCAACCGCTCGGCCTCGTGCCGCATTCCGTGGGCGGCCAGCCCGAAGGGCAAGCGCGTCGAGGTCCGCTTCCCGGATCCGGCCGGCAACCCCTATCTCGGCTTCGCCGCGATGCTGATGGCCGGGCTGGACGGCATCCAGAACAAGATCCACCCCGGCGAGGCGATGGACAAGGACCTGTACGACCTGCCGCCGGAGGAACTGGCCGGCGTGCCGACCGTGTGCTCGTCGCTGCGCGAGGCGCTGGACGCGCTCGACGCCGACCGCGCCTTCCTGACCAAGGGCGACGTGTTCACCAACGACATGATCGACAGCTACATCGACCTGAAGTCGGAGGAGGTGGTCGCCTTCATGCAGGCGCCGCACCCGATCGAGTACCAGATGTACTACTCGAACTGA
- a CDS encoding P-II family nitrogen regulator has protein sequence MKKIEAIIKPFKLEEVKEALSEIGLSGITVLEAKGFGRQKGHTELYRGAEYVVDFLPKVKIEIVLEDSQVDRAIETIQKAAHTGKIGDGKIFVVPIEQAIRIRTGETGASAI, from the coding sequence ATGAAGAAGATCGAAGCCATCATCAAGCCGTTCAAGCTCGAGGAAGTGAAGGAAGCGCTGAGCGAGATCGGCCTCAGCGGCATCACCGTGCTGGAGGCCAAGGGATTCGGCCGCCAGAAGGGCCATACCGAGCTCTACCGCGGCGCCGAGTACGTGGTCGATTTCCTGCCCAAGGTGAAGATCGAGATCGTGCTGGAGGATTCCCAGGTCGACCGCGCGATCGAGACCATCCAGAAGGCAGCGCACACCGGCAAGATCGGCGACGGCAAGATCTTCGTCGTGCCTATCGAACAGGCAATCCGCATCCGCACCGGCGAGACCGGGGCCAGCGCCATCTGA
- a CDS encoding pyridoxal phosphate-dependent aminotransferase: MATLAAGMARLGTETAFEVLARARALEMQGREIINLGIGQPDFKTPDHIVEAACKALRDGHHGYTPANGILPLREAVAADLLKRTGVAIDPDCVVIVPGGKVTMFFACLMFGEPGAEILYPNPGFPIYESAIRFTGATAVPIPLYEDNGFSFSADEVLGLITPATRLIIVNSPANPTGGTVPKAEFDKLAAGLAAHPHVAILSDEIYSQMTYDGQPHVSLLTYPELRDRVIMLDGWSKTYAMTGWRLGYAVWPKPLAEQATRLAINCHSCVNAATQFAGIAALEGPQDAVHEMVAAFDSRRGVIVDRLNAMPGVRCIRPGGAFYAFANTAGTGMQSRELQQVMLDQLGIAAISGTSFGRFGEGYIRFSYANSTENIEKAMDKLHAFLDQRN; encoded by the coding sequence ATGGCGACACTCGCCGCCGGAATGGCACGGCTGGGAACCGAGACGGCGTTCGAGGTGCTGGCCCGGGCGCGGGCGCTGGAGATGCAGGGCCGCGAGATCATCAACCTCGGCATCGGCCAGCCGGACTTCAAGACCCCGGACCATATCGTCGAGGCGGCGTGCAAGGCGCTGCGCGACGGCCATCACGGCTATACCCCGGCGAACGGCATCCTGCCGCTGCGCGAGGCGGTGGCCGCCGACCTTTTGAAGCGGACCGGGGTGGCGATCGACCCGGACTGCGTGGTGATCGTGCCCGGCGGCAAGGTCACCATGTTCTTCGCCTGCCTGATGTTCGGCGAGCCGGGGGCCGAGATCCTGTATCCCAACCCCGGCTTCCCGATCTACGAATCGGCGATCCGCTTCACCGGCGCGACCGCGGTGCCGATCCCGCTGTACGAGGACAACGGCTTCTCGTTCAGCGCCGACGAGGTGCTGGGCCTGATCACGCCGGCGACCCGCCTGATCATCGTCAACAGCCCGGCCAACCCGACCGGCGGCACCGTGCCGAAGGCGGAGTTCGACAAGCTGGCCGCCGGGCTGGCCGCCCACCCGCACGTCGCCATCCTCAGCGACGAGATCTACAGCCAGATGACCTATGACGGGCAGCCGCACGTCAGCCTGCTGACCTATCCGGAGCTGCGCGACCGGGTGATCATGCTCGACGGCTGGTCGAAGACCTATGCCATGACCGGCTGGCGGCTGGGCTATGCGGTGTGGCCGAAGCCGCTGGCCGAGCAGGCGACCCGGCTGGCCATCAACTGCCATTCCTGCGTCAACGCCGCGACGCAGTTCGCCGGCATCGCCGCGCTGGAAGGGCCGCAGGACGCGGTGCACGAGATGGTCGCCGCCTTCGACAGCCGCAGGGGCGTGATCGTCGACCGGCTGAACGCGATGCCGGGCGTGCGCTGCATCCGTCCCGGCGGCGCCTTCTATGCCTTCGCCAACACCGCCGGCACCGGCATGCAATCGCGCGAGTTGCAGCAGGTCATGCTGGACCAGCTCGGCATCGCCGCGATCTCCGGCACCAGCTTCGGCCGGTTCGGCGAGGGCTACATCCGCTTCTCCTACGCCAACTCCACCGAGAACATCGAGAAGGCGATGGACAAGCTGCACGCCTTTCTGGACCAGAGGAACTGA
- a CDS encoding alpha/beta fold hydrolase, with amino-acid sequence MASGDLRHKVTFLGALGEPLAARLDLPAGPPRAFAVFAHCFTCSKDIFAAARIAAGLTEAGYGVLRFDFTGLGASAGDFANTNYSSNVDDLVAAADWLRANHAAPTLLVGHSLGGAAVLVAATRIAEVRAVATIGAPADPAHVTRALGDAVADIEAEGEAKVEIAGRAFRIRRQFVDDLRNQDQLRAIRALKAALMVMHAPRDEIVGIENARMIFEAAHHPKSFVSLDTADHLLTDRADAVYVARVLAAWAERYVEAAAVAAGAAEEDAGGVLVSETGLGRFQQAIAVGPHRLTADEPRAAGGDDSGPSPYDLLSAALGACTAMTLRMYAGHKQLPLDHVAVRVVHDRIHAEDCATCETREGKVDRFVRTIALQGDLDDAQTARMLQIADRCPVHQTLHREVLVETALADAPAEAPA; translated from the coding sequence ATGGCCAGCGGTGATTTGCGGCACAAGGTGACCTTCCTGGGCGCCCTCGGCGAACCGCTCGCCGCGCGCCTCGACCTGCCGGCGGGCCCGCCGCGGGCGTTCGCGGTGTTCGCCCACTGCTTCACCTGCTCGAAGGACATCTTCGCCGCCGCACGCATCGCCGCCGGCCTGACCGAGGCCGGCTACGGCGTGCTGCGCTTCGATTTCACCGGGCTCGGCGCCAGCGCCGGCGATTTCGCCAACACCAACTACTCGTCCAACGTCGACGACCTGGTCGCCGCCGCCGACTGGCTGCGCGCCAACCACGCCGCGCCGACGCTGCTGGTCGGCCACAGCCTGGGCGGCGCGGCGGTGCTGGTCGCGGCGACGCGCATCGCGGAGGTGCGGGCGGTGGCGACCATCGGCGCGCCGGCCGATCCGGCCCACGTCACCCGCGCGCTCGGCGACGCGGTCGCCGACATCGAGGCGGAGGGCGAGGCGAAGGTGGAGATCGCCGGCCGCGCCTTCCGCATCCGGCGCCAGTTCGTCGACGACCTGCGCAACCAGGACCAGCTCCGCGCCATCCGCGCGCTGAAGGCGGCGCTGATGGTGATGCACGCGCCGCGCGACGAGATCGTCGGCATCGAGAACGCGCGGATGATCTTCGAGGCGGCGCACCATCCGAAGAGCTTCGTCAGCCTGGATACCGCCGACCACCTGCTGACCGACCGGGCCGACGCGGTCTATGTCGCCCGCGTGCTCGCCGCCTGGGCCGAGCGCTATGTCGAGGCGGCCGCGGTTGCGGCCGGCGCGGCGGAAGAGGATGCCGGCGGCGTGCTGGTGTCGGAGACCGGGCTCGGCCGCTTCCAGCAGGCGATCGCCGTCGGCCCGCACCGGCTGACCGCCGACGAGCCGCGCGCGGCCGGCGGCGACGACAGCGGGCCGTCGCCCTATGACCTGCTGTCGGCGGCGCTCGGCGCCTGCACCGCGATGACGCTGCGTATGTATGCCGGCCACAAGCAGCTGCCGCTCGACCATGTCGCGGTGCGCGTGGTGCACGACCGCATCCACGCCGAGGACTGCGCCACCTGCGAGACCCGCGAGGGCAAGGTCGACCGCTTCGTGCGCACCATCGCGCTGCAGGGCGATCTCGACGATGCCCAGACCGCCCGCATGCTGCAGATCGCCGACCGCTGCCCGGTGCACCAGACCCTGCACCGCGAGGTGCTGGTCGAGACCGCGCTGGCCGACGCGCCGGCGGAAGCGCCGGCTTGA